From Pseudonocardia autotrophica, one genomic window encodes:
- a CDS encoding pseudouridine synthase has product MRSRSGRRRAARETPPLPARDGLAPARLRTPPDGPWATMREHLVARLPQVDPARIDARLAAGEIVTSAGPLRPDSPFAGSTTLWLHREVPDEAPVPFPLEVLHADDDLVVVDKPHFLATIPRGSHVRQTVLVRLRHELGLPELSPAHRLDRATAGVLLLVVRPELRGAYQTLFATGRVAKTYEALAPHDPALELPRTVFSRIVKRRGVFAAVTEPGEPNAETRVERDDHRDGVARYRLFPRTGRTHQLRVHLAGLGVPILGDDVYPELRPRTDGDFTRPLQLLSRSLEFDDPITGRRRRFVSRRTLQAWDDPIGWAGRSG; this is encoded by the coding sequence GTGAGATCCCGCTCCGGCCGCCGCCGCGCCGCCCGGGAGACCCCGCCGCTGCCGGCCCGCGACGGCCTCGCTCCGGCACGCCTGCGCACCCCGCCCGACGGGCCGTGGGCGACGATGCGCGAGCACCTCGTCGCACGGCTGCCGCAGGTGGACCCCGCCCGGATCGACGCGCGGCTGGCCGCCGGGGAGATCGTGACCTCCGCCGGGCCGCTGCGCCCGGACTCGCCGTTCGCCGGGTCGACGACGCTCTGGCTCCACCGCGAGGTGCCCGACGAGGCGCCGGTGCCGTTCCCGCTGGAGGTGCTGCACGCCGACGACGACCTGGTCGTCGTCGACAAGCCGCACTTCCTGGCGACCATCCCGCGCGGCAGCCACGTCCGGCAGACGGTGCTGGTGCGGCTGCGCCACGAGCTGGGCCTGCCCGAGCTCAGCCCGGCGCACCGGCTGGACCGGGCCACCGCGGGGGTGCTGCTGCTGGTGGTGCGGCCCGAGCTGCGCGGCGCCTACCAGACCCTGTTCGCGACCGGCCGGGTCGCCAAGACCTACGAGGCGCTCGCCCCGCACGATCCGGCGCTGGAGCTGCCGCGCACCGTGTTCTCCCGGATCGTGAAGCGGCGCGGGGTGTTCGCCGCCGTCACCGAGCCGGGCGAGCCGAACGCCGAGACCCGCGTCGAACGCGACGACCATCGCGACGGCGTCGCCCGATACCGGCTGTTCCCCCGCACCGGGCGGACCCACCAGCTGCGGGTGCACCTCGCCGGGCTGGGGGTGCCGATCCTCGGCGACGACGTGTACCCGGAGCTGCGCCCGCGCACCGACGGCGACTTCACCCGCCCGCTGCAACTGCTGTCGCGCTCACTGGAGTTCGACGACCCGATCACCGGCCGACGGCGCCGCTTCGTCAGCCGCCGCACCCTGCAGGCCTGGGACGACCCGATCGGCTGGGCCGGCAGGAGCGGCTGA
- a CDS encoding TetR family transcriptional regulator — protein sequence MERRTMARRARDDLRAEVLDVAEQLAVAGDRMSMPELARRVGVSRQTLYSEFGDRDGLAAALVLRATGRFLDRIEAALDGEPDLHAAWVAAVHAALIEAARNPLVTALLTGDAAVPSAFGTGSGPIVAAATERAAGFLRRVRPDLPESDVRLAAATASRLVVSHLVLPGGTPEQVAGDVAAVVLRIVGGAPR from the coding sequence GTGGAACGGCGGACGATGGCCCGGCGCGCGCGCGACGACCTGCGGGCCGAGGTGCTCGACGTCGCCGAGCAGCTGGCCGTCGCGGGGGACCGGATGTCGATGCCGGAGCTGGCCCGCCGGGTCGGGGTGAGCAGGCAGACCCTCTACAGCGAGTTCGGCGACCGCGACGGTCTGGCCGCGGCGCTGGTGCTGCGCGCGACCGGCCGGTTCCTGGACCGGATCGAGGCCGCGCTGGACGGCGAGCCGGACCTGCACGCCGCATGGGTCGCCGCGGTGCACGCGGCGCTCATCGAGGCGGCGCGCAACCCGCTGGTGACGGCGCTGCTGACCGGCGACGCCGCGGTGCCGTCGGCGTTCGGGACGGGCTCGGGCCCGATCGTCGCCGCGGCCACCGAGCGGGCGGCGGGCTTCCTGCGGCGCGTGCGGCCGGACCTGCCCGAGAGCGATGTCCGGCTCGCCGCCGCCACGGCGTCGCGGCTGGTGGTGAGCCACCTGGTGCTGCCCGGCGGGACGCCCGAGCAGGTCGCCGGCGACGTCGCGGCCGTGGTGCTGCGGATCGTGGGCGGCGCGCCACGGTGA
- a CDS encoding xylulokinase produces MALVLGVDSSTQSCKVVVRDADSGELVRSGRATHPDGTEVAPQAWWDALRTALDDAGGLDGVEALSIAGQQHGMVCLDGSGEVVRDALLWNDTRSAAAAAALVEEIGADGWADATGVVPVASITLAKLRWLARTEPEHAAATAAVCLPHDWLTWRLRGATGLDELITDRSDASGTGYFDGRDYRPDLLEHGFGRTPVLPRVLGPAESVQGPGGIVVGAGAGDNAAAGLGVDAGDDVVVSLGTSGTVFARSARRAQDPSGIVAGFSDATGAYLPLIATLNASRVLDATRRLLGVDHDELGRLALEAEPGSGGLVVVPYLEGERTPNLPDATGALHGWTLASGTRENLARAAVEGMLFAQRVGLEALREQGVSVTGVTLVGGATRSEAVCRIAAQVFEVPVRVPEPGEYVADGAARQAAWALRGGPTPPVWTPATEPARYEPTPAPEAWDRYREAAGRFLERG; encoded by the coding sequence ATGGCTCTGGTGCTCGGGGTGGATTCCTCCACCCAGTCCTGCAAGGTCGTCGTCCGTGACGCCGACTCCGGCGAGTTGGTCCGGTCCGGCCGGGCCACCCATCCGGACGGCACCGAGGTCGCCCCGCAGGCCTGGTGGGACGCACTGCGGACGGCTCTCGACGACGCGGGCGGCCTGGACGGCGTCGAGGCGCTCTCGATCGCCGGCCAGCAGCACGGCATGGTCTGCCTCGACGGCTCCGGCGAGGTCGTGCGGGACGCGCTGCTGTGGAACGACACCCGCTCCGCGGCGGCCGCCGCCGCGCTGGTCGAGGAGATCGGGGCGGACGGCTGGGCCGACGCCACCGGTGTCGTGCCGGTCGCGTCGATCACCCTGGCGAAGCTGCGCTGGCTGGCCCGGACCGAGCCGGAGCACGCGGCCGCCACCGCAGCGGTGTGCCTGCCGCACGACTGGCTCACCTGGCGGCTGCGCGGGGCCACCGGACTCGACGAGCTGATCACCGACCGCTCCGACGCCTCCGGCACCGGCTACTTCGACGGCCGCGACTACCGGCCCGACCTGCTCGAACACGGCTTCGGCCGGACGCCGGTGCTGCCCAGGGTGCTGGGCCCGGCGGAGTCGGTGCAGGGCCCCGGCGGGATCGTCGTCGGCGCCGGGGCCGGTGACAACGCGGCCGCCGGACTGGGTGTCGACGCCGGCGACGACGTCGTCGTCTCACTGGGCACCTCGGGCACCGTGTTCGCCCGCTCCGCGCGCCGCGCCCAGGACCCGTCCGGGATCGTGGCCGGCTTCTCCGACGCGACCGGCGCCTACCTGCCACTGATCGCCACCCTGAACGCGTCCCGGGTGCTGGACGCGACCCGCAGGCTGCTCGGCGTCGATCACGACGAGCTGGGCAGGCTCGCGCTGGAGGCCGAGCCGGGTTCGGGCGGCCTGGTCGTCGTGCCGTACCTGGAGGGCGAGCGGACGCCGAACCTGCCGGACGCGACCGGCGCCCTGCACGGCTGGACGCTCGCGTCCGGCACCCGGGAGAACCTGGCCCGCGCCGCCGTCGAGGGCATGCTGTTCGCGCAGCGGGTCGGCCTGGAGGCGCTGCGCGAGCAGGGGGTGTCGGTGACCGGGGTGACCCTGGTCGGCGGGGCGACCCGGTCCGAGGCGGTCTGCCGGATCGCCGCGCAGGTCTTCGAGGTGCCGGTCCGGGTCCCCGAGCCGGGCGAGTACGTCGCCGACGGGGCGGCCCGGCAGGCGGCGTGGGCGCTGCGCGGCGGGCCGACACCCCCGGTCTGGACGCCCGCCACCGAGCCCGCCCGCTACGAGCCCACCCCCGCCCCGGAGGCGTGGGACCGCTACCGGGAGGCGGCCGGCCGGTTCCTGGAGCGCGGATGA
- a CDS encoding beta/alpha barrel domain-containing protein — translation MSGIVLRDVTLRDGLQLTGKPLPTERKVDLVRALLAAGVPELEIGSLARGDLVPPLADTLDVVAALTPEELDRCWVWVATPRHVQKAVAAGARNVQYCFSVSDAHNNANIGRDTEVSLAAMPDAVQHALDAGGRIQLCLATAFTCPFDGPVDPERVREIVADPRTAGSCDVIVCDTLGQAVPSEVGTLVERVSAVADGRRIGFHGHDTWGQGVANALAAAGSGATLVDGALGGLGGCPFAPGASGNTATEDLLFAFRPDWLTPAVLAGLVTAGEDLLGELGEPNRSRAAQGLRSRAAAFPWTAGPRS, via the coding sequence GTGAGCGGGATCGTGCTGCGCGACGTGACCCTGCGCGACGGATTGCAGCTGACCGGGAAGCCGCTGCCCACCGAGCGCAAAGTCGACCTGGTCCGGGCGCTGCTCGCGGCCGGCGTCCCGGAGCTGGAGATCGGCTCGCTGGCCCGGGGCGACCTGGTGCCGCCGCTGGCCGACACGCTCGACGTGGTCGCCGCGCTCACCCCCGAGGAGCTCGACCGCTGCTGGGTGTGGGTCGCGACGCCGCGGCACGTGCAGAAGGCGGTCGCCGCGGGTGCCCGCAACGTCCAGTACTGCTTCTCGGTCTCCGACGCGCACAACAACGCCAACATCGGCCGGGACACCGAGGTGTCGCTGGCCGCGATGCCGGACGCCGTGCAGCACGCCCTGGACGCCGGTGGCCGGATCCAGCTGTGCCTGGCGACCGCGTTCACCTGCCCGTTCGACGGCCCGGTCGATCCGGAGCGGGTACGGGAGATCGTCGCCGACCCGCGGACCGCGGGCTCCTGCGACGTGATCGTCTGCGACACGCTCGGCCAGGCCGTGCCGTCCGAGGTGGGCACGCTGGTGGAGCGGGTCTCGGCGGTCGCTGACGGCCGCCGGATCGGCTTCCACGGGCACGACACCTGGGGGCAGGGGGTGGCGAACGCACTCGCCGCCGCGGGCTCCGGCGCGACCCTGGTCGACGGCGCACTCGGCGGGCTGGGCGGCTGCCCCTTCGCGCCCGGTGCCAGCGGGAACACCGCCACCGAGGACCTGCTGTTCGCGTTCCGCCCGGACTGGCTGACGCCCGCGGTGCTCGCCGGGCTGGTCACCGCGGGCGAGGACCTGCTGGGTGAGCTGGGGGAGCCGAACCGCTCCCGGGCCGCGCAGGGGCTGCGCTCCCGGGCCGCCGCCTTTCCCTGGACGGCCGGTCCGCGCTCCTGA
- a CDS encoding CaiB/BaiF CoA transferase family protein — protein MSDVTADGLPLSGVRVLELGNYIAAPTAGRLLADFGADVIKVERPRTGDELRNWRLYAGDTSMLYRTLNRSKRSITLDLRSDAGRQAVLDLAARSDVVLENFRPGTLEKWGLGPAELDAVNPDVVLVRISAFGQTGPLASRPGFAAVAEAMGGLRALVGEEDRPPSRTGVSIGDSIAGLYGAFSAVMGLYQRESSADRPPLNRRSMDVALNEAVFSMMESLVPDHLAYGVERRRVGGRMEGIAPSNAYVCGDGGSVVIAGNSDSIYGRFMQVIGRPDLAEAPDLTSNAGRWARRDELDGAIETWTRSLPRDRVLTELETAGVPAGPIHSAADIVADEQFRARDMVQYFDVDTGGEVPARVGFPGIVPVLDGRSVPVRHVGPDLGADTEDVLGGLLGYPAETIRAAAGEDS, from the coding sequence GTGTCCGATGTGACCGCGGACGGGCTGCCGCTGTCCGGCGTCCGCGTGCTGGAGCTGGGCAACTACATCGCGGCGCCGACCGCGGGCAGGCTGCTCGCCGACTTCGGTGCAGACGTGATCAAGGTCGAGCGCCCGCGGACCGGCGACGAGCTGCGGAACTGGCGGCTCTACGCCGGCGACACCTCGATGCTCTACCGGACGCTGAACCGCAGCAAGCGCTCGATCACCCTCGACCTGCGCAGCGACGCCGGCCGGCAGGCCGTGCTGGACCTGGCCGCCCGCTCCGACGTCGTCCTGGAGAACTTCCGGCCGGGCACGCTGGAGAAGTGGGGCCTCGGCCCGGCCGAGCTCGACGCCGTCAATCCCGACGTCGTGCTGGTGCGGATCTCCGCGTTCGGCCAGACCGGCCCGCTCGCCTCCCGGCCCGGGTTCGCCGCCGTCGCCGAGGCGATGGGTGGCCTGCGCGCGCTGGTGGGGGAGGAGGACCGGCCGCCGTCGCGCACCGGGGTGTCGATCGGGGACTCCATCGCCGGTCTCTACGGCGCCTTCTCCGCCGTGATGGGCCTCTACCAGCGGGAGTCGAGCGCGGACCGGCCGCCGCTGAACCGGCGGTCGATGGACGTCGCGCTCAACGAGGCCGTCTTCTCGATGATGGAGTCGCTGGTGCCCGACCACCTCGCCTACGGGGTGGAGCGGCGCCGGGTCGGCGGCCGGATGGAGGGCATCGCACCGTCCAACGCCTACGTGTGCGGCGACGGCGGCAGCGTCGTCATCGCCGGGAACAGCGACTCGATCTACGGCCGGTTCATGCAGGTGATCGGCCGCCCGGATCTCGCCGAGGCGCCGGACCTGACCTCGAACGCCGGTCGCTGGGCCCGGCGCGACGAGCTGGACGGCGCGATCGAGACCTGGACCCGGTCACTGCCGCGGGACCGGGTGCTGACCGAGCTGGAGACCGCCGGGGTGCCCGCCGGGCCGATCCACTCGGCCGCCGACATCGTGGCCGACGAGCAGTTCCGGGCTCGGGACATGGTTCAGTACTTCGACGTCGACACCGGTGGCGAGGTGCCTGCCCGGGTCGGGTTCCCCGGCATCGTCCCGGTGCTGGACGGTCGCTCGGTGCCGGTCCGCCACGTCGGGCCCGATCTGGGCGCCGACACCGAGGACGTGCTGGGCGGCCTGCTGGGCTACCCGGCGGAGACCATCCGGGCGGCCGCGGGGGAGGACTCGTGA
- a CDS encoding cytochrome P450 produces MDVDTRDGTSTTSGCPLSYPFNRPSAIELPPVYTDLRADTPVAEVTLPSGDRGYVVSRYDDAKLVLADPRFSRAAMAADGAPRLTPVPMPPNSLFSTDPPEHTRLRKLVTGEFTRRRITALEPRIQEMTDELLDTMAANGGPVDLNPALAFPLPVGVICELLGVPFEDREKFREWSNAIVSLTSHTPEQMIEQRMQMAGYLYELIGRRADEPGEDLLSALIQAHQDRGALDEGELIVMAMTLLVAGHETTVSMIGACVLTLLRHPEILAEVVENPGRVDAMLDELLRVNPIGDGGPLRITLEDVEIAGTVIPKGSAVLAAVCSANRDEKIFDRPDEFVPGREHNPHLAFGHGIHHCLGASLARSELRITIESLFRRFPTLRLAAPVEELRMKSGMLVHGLERLPVTW; encoded by the coding sequence ATGGACGTCGACACCCGGGACGGCACGAGCACCACCTCGGGCTGCCCGCTGAGCTATCCCTTCAACCGGCCATCGGCGATCGAGCTGCCACCGGTGTACACCGACCTCCGGGCGGACACCCCGGTGGCCGAGGTGACACTGCCCAGCGGCGACCGCGGGTACGTGGTGAGCCGCTACGACGACGCGAAGCTCGTCCTCGCCGATCCGCGCTTCAGCCGGGCGGCGATGGCCGCCGACGGCGCACCGCGGCTGACCCCGGTCCCGATGCCGCCGAACAGCCTGTTCAGCACGGACCCGCCGGAGCACACCCGGCTCCGCAAGCTCGTGACCGGCGAGTTCACCCGGCGCCGGATCACCGCGCTGGAGCCCCGCATCCAGGAGATGACCGACGAGCTGCTCGACACGATGGCCGCGAACGGCGGCCCGGTCGATCTCAACCCGGCGCTGGCGTTCCCGCTGCCGGTCGGCGTGATCTGCGAGCTGCTGGGCGTCCCGTTCGAGGACCGGGAGAAGTTCCGGGAGTGGTCGAACGCGATCGTCTCGCTCACCTCGCACACCCCCGAGCAGATGATCGAACAGCGGATGCAGATGGCGGGCTACCTCTACGAGCTCATCGGCCGGCGCGCCGACGAGCCGGGTGAGGATCTGCTGAGCGCGCTCATCCAGGCGCACCAGGACCGGGGCGCCCTCGACGAGGGCGAGCTGATCGTGATGGCGATGACCCTGCTCGTCGCGGGCCACGAGACGACGGTCAGCATGATCGGCGCCTGCGTGCTGACGCTGCTGCGGCACCCGGAGATCCTCGCCGAGGTGGTCGAGAACCCGGGGCGGGTCGACGCCATGCTCGACGAGCTGCTGCGGGTCAACCCGATCGGCGACGGCGGCCCGCTGCGGATCACGCTGGAGGACGTCGAGATCGCCGGCACCGTGATCCCGAAGGGCAGTGCGGTGCTCGCCGCGGTCTGCTCGGCGAACCGGGACGAGAAGATCTTCGACCGGCCGGACGAGTTCGTCCCGGGCCGCGAGCACAATCCGCACCTCGCCTTCGGGCACGGCATCCACCACTGCCTCGGTGCGTCGCTGGCCCGGTCCGAGCTGCGGATCACCATCGAGAGCCTGTTCCGGCGGTTCCCGACGCTGCGCCTGGCCGCACCGGTCGAGGAGCTGCGGATGAAGAGCGGGATGCTGGTGCACGGCCTGGAGCGGCTGCCCGTCACCTGGTGA
- a CDS encoding SRPBCC domain-containing protein, whose protein sequence is MPTVRTEIDVDAPPEIVWQLITAPDGRDWDPFFARIAGTLEPGERLDVALCATYGGMRFRPRVDVADAPHELVWTGRFLIPGLVDGRHGFRLTRRAGGGTHLEHREEFRGLLVPLAGRVVRDAGAGFAAFNSALKARAEHPDTAPATA, encoded by the coding sequence GTGCCCACCGTCCGCACCGAGATCGACGTCGATGCACCACCGGAGATCGTCTGGCAGCTCATCACCGCACCGGACGGCCGGGACTGGGACCCGTTCTTCGCCCGGATCGCGGGCACCCTGGAGCCCGGAGAACGGCTGGACGTGGCGCTCTGCGCGACCTACGGCGGCATGCGGTTCCGGCCGCGGGTCGACGTGGCCGACGCACCGCACGAGCTGGTGTGGACGGGGCGTTTCCTGATTCCGGGCCTGGTCGACGGCCGGCACGGGTTCCGGCTGACCCGCCGTGCCGGCGGCGGCACGCACCTGGAGCACCGCGAGGAGTTCCGCGGCCTGCTCGTACCACTGGCCGGTCGGGTGGTGCGCGACGCCGGGGCCGGGTTCGCGGCGTTCAACAGCGCGCTCAAGGCGCGGGCCGAGCATCCCGACACCGCACCCGCCACGGCGTGA
- a CDS encoding MFS transporter, producing the protein MTTRPVPESETETELGTGSGAPGPGAPVAPVGRRWIAAFTVACTGMWLAALTPAQVQLARQAELIDPAGKELLFGLATGIGAGVTMLAVPLFGAASDRIRTPFGRRRPWIGGGALLAAVALVVLALGPTGPVLLVGGWALAQLGLAAVLAGLLATVPDRVPPAQLGTVAGWAGTSQMLGALLGTVLVNAVVPDLAGGYLAMVVVLLAALLPFLLLFPERPGGAHAAPAPARRTAVRMTPDMVWVWSGRFLVMLGFALVTQYLVYYVDDELGRPDVAGSVLVVTALTVVSAIVASLVSGRWSDRTGRRKVFVVGGGALMGLGASILASTPVWPLALVAAVLIGLGFGTFLAVDLAVVAQVLPSLEHTARDMGVFAVAATAPQLLAPAVAVPLVTGTGGYPVLYALTAVVTVLGGALVLGVRAVR; encoded by the coding sequence ATGACGACCCGTCCCGTCCCCGAGAGCGAGACCGAGACCGAGCTCGGCACCGGGAGCGGCGCGCCCGGGCCGGGCGCCCCGGTCGCGCCTGTCGGCCGCCGGTGGATCGCCGCCTTCACCGTGGCCTGTACCGGCATGTGGCTGGCCGCGCTGACCCCCGCACAGGTGCAGCTCGCCCGGCAGGCCGAGCTGATCGACCCGGCGGGCAAGGAGCTGTTGTTCGGGCTGGCCACCGGGATCGGGGCGGGCGTCACGATGCTCGCGGTGCCGCTGTTCGGCGCGGCCAGCGACCGGATCCGGACCCCGTTCGGGCGTCGGCGGCCGTGGATCGGTGGCGGCGCGCTGCTGGCCGCGGTGGCGCTGGTGGTGCTGGCGCTCGGACCGACCGGTCCGGTGCTGCTGGTGGGCGGCTGGGCGCTCGCCCAGCTCGGACTGGCCGCGGTGCTGGCCGGGCTGCTCGCCACCGTCCCGGACCGGGTGCCGCCCGCCCAGCTGGGCACGGTCGCGGGCTGGGCCGGCACCAGCCAGATGCTGGGCGCCCTGCTCGGCACGGTACTGGTGAACGCGGTCGTCCCGGACCTGGCGGGCGGCTACCTGGCGATGGTGGTCGTCCTGCTCGCCGCGCTGTTGCCGTTCCTGCTCCTGTTCCCGGAGCGCCCGGGCGGAGCACACGCGGCTCCGGCACCGGCCCGGCGGACGGCCGTCCGGATGACCCCGGACATGGTGTGGGTCTGGTCCGGCCGCTTCCTGGTGATGCTCGGCTTCGCCCTGGTGACCCAGTACCTCGTCTACTACGTCGACGACGAGCTCGGGCGTCCCGACGTGGCCGGCTCGGTCCTCGTCGTCACCGCGCTCACCGTCGTCTCGGCGATCGTGGCCTCGCTGGTGTCGGGGCGCTGGTCGGACCGGACCGGGCGGCGCAAGGTCTTCGTCGTCGGTGGCGGGGCGCTGATGGGGCTGGGCGCGTCGATACTCGCGAGCACGCCGGTCTGGCCGCTCGCTCTGGTGGCGGCGGTGCTGATCGGGCTCGGGTTCGGGACGTTCCTGGCGGTGGATCTCGCCGTCGTCGCCCAGGTGCTGCCCTCGCTCGAGCACACCGCGCGGGACATGGGCGTGTTCGCCGTCGCCGCCACCGCACCGCAGCTGCTGGCGCCCGCCGTCGCGGTCCCGCTGGTGACCGGGACGGGCGGCTACCCGGTGCTGTACGCGCTGACCGCGGTCGTGACCGTGCTCGGTGGTGCGCTGGTGCTCGGGGTCCGCGCGGTCCGCTGA
- a CDS encoding IclR family transcriptional regulator, which produces MTSEPTGRTPLLVLGKITDILDAFTLQAPVLSLGEIQQATGLPTSTVQRLVSNMVAAGMLDRVGDRVRIGVRMAYWAGAAARGVDLLELAGPVLRELRERTGETVALFRPERGLRVCVAVAETRHALRREMHVGKIAPLHTGSAGRVLLAWDGTLAESVLAGPLETITDHTVTDPAALRTLLAETRRDGFAITAAERDDGGSGLAAPVFDHAGAVTAALTISGPRIRLTRERCEQHVDLLVGAADRLTRTLGGRPPG; this is translated from the coding sequence ATGACCTCCGAGCCGACCGGGCGCACGCCACTGCTGGTCCTCGGGAAGATCACCGACATCCTGGACGCCTTCACCCTGCAGGCCCCGGTGCTCAGCCTGGGCGAGATCCAGCAGGCGACCGGCCTGCCCACCTCGACCGTGCAGCGCCTGGTGTCCAACATGGTCGCCGCCGGGATGTTGGACCGGGTCGGCGACCGGGTCCGGATCGGGGTGCGGATGGCCTACTGGGCGGGTGCCGCGGCCCGCGGCGTCGACCTGCTGGAGCTGGCCGGGCCGGTGCTGCGCGAGCTGCGCGAGCGCACCGGTGAGACCGTCGCCCTGTTCCGCCCCGAACGCGGGCTGCGGGTCTGTGTCGCGGTGGCCGAGACCCGGCACGCGCTGCGCCGCGAGATGCACGTCGGCAAGATCGCCCCGCTGCACACCGGATCGGCCGGACGGGTGCTGCTGGCCTGGGACGGCACGCTCGCCGAGAGCGTGCTCGCCGGGCCGCTGGAGACGATCACCGATCACACGGTGACCGATCCGGCCGCGCTGCGGACGCTGCTCGCCGAGACCCGCCGGGACGGCTTCGCGATCACCGCAGCCGAACGCGACGACGGCGGCTCCGGCCTGGCCGCGCCGGTGTTCGACCACGCGGGCGCGGTCACCGCGGCGCTGACGATCAGCGGTCCGCGGATCCGGCTCACCCGGGAGCGCTGCGAGCAGCACGTCGATCTGCTGGTCGGCGCGGCCGACCGACTGACCCGCACGCTCGGCGGCCGTCCGCCCGGCTGA
- a CDS encoding cytochrome P450: MSLVQHARERWSSVLSLPAPERFDDALLTGATGRRPAPFGPAPEGLREVPGDAGMPLLGHAPAYVRFGHRFTRARTEALGPVWWMRSPAGRAIVVTGPAATREVLTNRDKAFSQEGWRATVDAFFHRGLMLLDFDEHRAHRRIMQEAFTADRIAGYVATTTPVLREVMPTWPTELRLHPALKRLTLDVAQAVFAGGRSGPEAEAVNRAFVDCVRAANSFVRKDLPGTRWRRGLRGRAVLEDWFRSNLDAKRAGGGSDLFSALCHAQTGDGERFSDDDVVNHMIFLMMAAHDTSTTTAASAAFHLARDPHWQDRCRAQSDALAERIGDAVPTVDDLRSLTDIDLVIREALRMDAPVPVVMRTAVTDTTVAGRHVPAGTRVVVAQAVNHYDPSCWSDPERFDPDRFGPERREDRSDRDAWIPFGGGVHKCIGLHFGTLEVTAILHEMLQRFRWTVDPAHRLRWDNTSLPVPVGGIPVTLRRRD, translated from the coding sequence GTGAGCCTGGTGCAGCATGCCCGCGAGCGCTGGTCGTCGGTGCTCAGCCTGCCCGCCCCGGAGCGGTTCGACGACGCCCTGCTGACCGGGGCGACCGGGCGCAGACCGGCTCCGTTCGGACCGGCACCGGAGGGGTTGCGCGAGGTCCCCGGCGACGCCGGGATGCCGCTGCTCGGCCACGCGCCGGCCTATGTCCGGTTCGGGCACCGCTTCACCCGCGCCCGCACCGAGGCACTCGGTCCGGTGTGGTGGATGCGCAGCCCGGCCGGGCGGGCGATCGTGGTGACCGGGCCCGCCGCGACCCGCGAGGTGCTGACCAACCGGGACAAGGCGTTCTCCCAGGAGGGCTGGCGGGCGACCGTCGACGCCTTCTTCCATCGCGGGCTGATGCTGCTCGACTTCGACGAGCACCGTGCCCACCGGCGGATCATGCAGGAGGCCTTCACCGCGGACCGGATCGCCGGCTACGTCGCCACCACCACCCCGGTGCTGCGCGAGGTCATGCCCACCTGGCCGACCGAGCTGCGGCTCCACCCGGCGCTCAAGCGGCTGACCCTCGACGTCGCGCAGGCGGTGTTCGCCGGCGGCCGGTCCGGCCCGGAGGCCGAGGCCGTGAACCGGGCGTTCGTGGACTGCGTGCGCGCGGCGAACTCGTTCGTCCGCAAGGATCTGCCGGGCACCCGCTGGCGGCGCGGGCTGCGCGGGCGGGCGGTGCTGGAGGACTGGTTCCGGTCCAACCTGGACGCCAAGCGGGCGGGCGGCGGCAGCGACCTGTTCTCAGCGCTGTGCCACGCGCAGACCGGCGACGGCGAGCGGTTCTCCGACGACGACGTCGTCAACCACATGATCTTCCTGATGATGGCCGCGCACGACACCTCGACGACGACGGCCGCATCGGCCGCCTTCCACCTCGCCCGCGACCCGCACTGGCAGGACCGCTGCCGCGCACAGTCCGACGCGCTGGCCGAGCGGATCGGCGACGCCGTCCCCACCGTGGACGACCTGCGCTCACTCACCGACATCGACCTGGTGATCCGCGAGGCACTGCGGATGGACGCACCGGTTCCGGTCGTGATGCGGACCGCGGTCACCGACACCACCGTCGCCGGACGTCACGTGCCCGCCGGGACCCGGGTCGTCGTCGCCCAGGCGGTCAACCACTACGACCCCTCCTGCTGGAGCGATCCGGAGCGCTTCGATCCCGACCGGTTCGGGCCCGAGCGGCGCGAGGACCGCAGCGACCGGGACGCCTGGATCCCGTTCGGCGGCGGCGTGCACAAGTGCATCGGCCTGCACTTCGGGACCCTCGAGGTCACCGCGATCCTGCACGAGATGCTGCAGCGCTTCCGCTGGACCGTCGATCCCGCCCACCGGCTGCGCTGGGACAACACCTCACTGCCGGTGCCGGTCGGCGGGATCCCGGTGACGCTGCGCCGGCGCGACTGA